From the Labrus mixtus chromosome 10, fLabMix1.1, whole genome shotgun sequence genome, the window AACTATCATcaaatatattctttttttgCACTTGTCACACAGTCAATTAAATTCTTGAGCTGAATAGTTGAAGTACTTAATAATTAAAGTGTGCGAAGATATTCTGATACAAagcactcaaaaaaaaaaaacctgcacagGAAAATATcaggaaaatattaaatatcaaaacCCTTCAAgaagtgattttcttttaaatttccTTCAAGATTTCATTTAGTACTCCTGATAGGTCTGCATAGCTTGTCATCATGTACATGTGCAACATGTGCGTTACATGTTTTACAGGATTCAAACTCTCTTTCAATGAAATGGTTTAACCTAATGTGGATTATTCTCCACTCTAGTTCGGGCTTCCTGTATTGCAGGAAACCTAAGTGCTTTGAAAATGCACAggcttgatgaaaaaaaaaaataacacaattagGTAGAGCATTGGACAGAGGAGGCATACTGCTGTCTAAGATGTGACTATACTTAGCCAACCAATCACTTGTTGGCAAATACATTAACCCTTGAATGCCCTGTGTAtaaattcacaaaacacatttcttcattttgttaGATTAACTGCACatcagggattaaaaaaaaaagaagaaaagaaaaacactctctaaTTGACGTCTACCTCAAAACACCAAAAATGCCAAACTGCAAAAACATCCCGTCCTCAACTGTTCAATCACCAAACCtaattggagaaaaaaatgcaagtGAGAAACATAAAAATTGTTCGTAAAAATTGAAGTCCATGATCAGGTGAGATGTGCtgccaacttttttttgtaaaatctcCATTCATCCAGTCTTTCTCTTCCACCTGCTCATAACACGGTAAACAGTCCACCAAAGTGTTCACCGATTCATAACAGAGACGAATTTCTCGGTGCACCTCGCACCGGCGATCACAGTGTTTTGGTctggggagtttttttttttcttactggaAAACTGGCCACTCTTCCAAACATTAACAGTCCTTTGAGAAGTCAATACCAAAGCCATCAAGTACCGTATATCCACCCTAAAGCTATTCAGATGTAACataactgaaataaatactCCGCCACAGGGGGGAAATGAATGATTTGTCTTTTCACTCTGAAAACATTACGCCACACCAAAGTCATCAgttcggatttaaaaaaaaaaaaaaggctagcAGCCAAACTGTTGCGAGTGTtatttcttttataaaaaaaattgtgcatGGTAGCCTGAATCTCCTCCCTGTCCCTGCATGTCTTGGCACATGACACTGATGAGGTCTGGTTTTGTCTTTACAGTCCGAGAGAAGCATTGTAATTGAAAAAAAGTTATCTTCAGCCAGCAGGGAGGAGGAATGCATCGGTCATTCTGTGAGGTTATCTGGATTGGAGACTAGTTCCTGCAAGACaacgtgataaaaaaaaaaagtcacttgtgttgtttatttgggACATAAACAGATTATTTAACTGCAGTACTATAAACTATAACTTCCCCATCTAACTGACATGGAGTCATTCATTAACATCTGGaatcattcaaaaataaatcgCTGCAATTAACCCTTATTTAATTATCCACTGTTTGACTAATCCTTTCATTATATCAGAGAGcccaattattattatcatcaacTGACTCTCTTTGTGACAAAGCGACCCATGAAGTCGTCATCGTGGGCTCTAGAATGTTTCATAACCTCTGGACGTATTATAGACTAAACAACTCCTCCAGATGACTTAAACGTAGATGAATGAACAGTGTACCTGGCTAACTGTGTGGTCAGCTGACAGATTAGCTGGGCACCCAGCTGTGGGCCGAGCCCTGGGTGGTGGTCGGGCCCGGGTAGCCTTGGCCTCCAGGCATTATGGGATCAAAGTTGAAGTCAATCGCGTCTCCGTCCATGAGGTCACTGTTGATGATGTACTCCACGTCGCAATCCAGATTCTCCGTAAACATGTCTATATCCAAGTCTGTGGGCAGGCGGTCCTGACTGGTCTGGAAGCAGGGCGGAATTCCAAATGGACTCATGCCTGACAGACTCAAGCTGTTATTGACTGAGCCAACGGCTGCTCCATGATGCGAGCCCACAGCGGGCCCTGTGACATGATGCGCCTTCAGGGTAGAGAGCTGTGGAGGGTCCTGAGACATACCTGAGAGGATCATACCCAGCCCCATCTGAGAGTGAtgctggtgctgctgtggttgctgctgctgctgctggtgtgactggtgctgcggctgctgctgctggtggtggaggtggtgctGCTGGGGCTGCATTTGAGCCTGCAGCGCCATGGGGGCCACGTTGTTTGGCTCAAGGCCCTTAGTCATCAGCAGCTGGTTGGGTTTGGACCTCACGTTCACAACAGACGATCCCATGCCCATAAGGCCTACCCCTCCAGGACTGGGCATGAGGGGGTCCACCTGGgtcatcatgacatcactggGTGGCGGGGAGTCAGAGGTGAGCAGCGCCTCCAGGCTGGAGGGCACGTGGGTACTGTAATGGCTGCTCCCacgagaggtggaggaggacatgGGGTTGAAGAGGGAGTTGCTGAAGGTGGAAGTCTCCTTGCTCCCAGGGCCACACTGAGAGATGGAAGCCTGGGTCCCAGAGTGGGAGGGTGCCTGCGGGAGGTTGGATGGCTGCAGCTGATGGAAGGAGGAGAAGCTGGAACCGCGAGGCAGAAGGGTGGAGGCGGAGGGCAGTGGAGTGGGAGGTGCTGGAGGGGCTGTGCTGGGACTGGCTCCCCCCTGCGTCCCAGTCATCAAGGTGAGGCCATCGATTagatccagctcctccatcaggGTCTCTGTGAGGGTGGGGGTCAGGC encodes:
- the foxo4 gene encoding forkhead box protein O4, with translation MEDSPLPPIDPDFEPQSRPRSCTWPLPRPDISVVKPEGTDGAESAAGTPPADEDKPEPQQLISEPDKAAATADGGVVPGVGGAGATPRKGSSRRNAWGNQSYADLISQAIENSPEKRLTLAQIYEWMVKTVPYFRDKGDSNSSAGWKNSIRHNLSLHNKFLRVHNESTGKSSWWMLNPEGGKTGKAPRRRAASMDNSSKLLKSRMRAKQTKKAAAGSLGGAGGGEGNTGSGGADSPNSSQQFPKWAVNSSPSSRGSLDDSDMWTTFRPRTSSNASTLSGRLSPIAPGQEDDDNLPEDSLLGRYTASSLTPTLTETLMEELDLIDGLTLMTGTQGGASPSTAPPAPPTPLPSASTLLPRGSSFSSFHQLQPSNLPQAPSHSGTQASISQCGPGSKETSTFSNSLFNPMSSSTSRGSSHYSTHVPSSLEALLTSDSPPPSDVMMTQVDPLMPSPGGVGLMGMGSSVVNVRSKPNQLLMTKGLEPNNVAPMALQAQMQPQQHHLHHQQQQPQHQSHQQQQQQPQQHQHHSQMGLGMILSGMSQDPPQLSTLKAHHVTGPAVGSHHGAAVGSVNNSLSLSGMSPFGIPPCFQTSQDRLPTDLDIDMFTENLDCDVEYIINSDLMDGDAIDFNFDPIMPGGQGYPGPTTTQGSAHSWVPS